A genomic segment from Cyanobium sp. NIES-981 encodes:
- a CDS encoding N-acetylmuramoyl-L-alanine amidase — MPATIYLHWAATPYDWVRPGHYHSIIAGDGTLHRLHAYTIDLPAHTWRRNSNAVALSCACMGGRPDPWSIPPTEAQLDAMCREAAEIARGWGWGEADITIERVMTHAEAASNRDGRWMHDNYGPVIWGGTGERWDFLQLRKGGPPSGGDELRQRIRAFLAGGGQPAPLVFRRSATMQVRGQELDVEIDEHGSSWARAADLLLRYEIPYAWEASRRRLLVGSLDVVPSFRADQVQPQVGWPLFEMTLLSGPAPVILRGILRDNRAWCRVLEFAEEFGISVSFEPFTLLERRGG; from the coding sequence ATGCCGGCCACGATCTACCTGCACTGGGCCGCCACGCCCTACGACTGGGTGCGGCCGGGGCATTACCACTCGATCATCGCCGGCGACGGCACCCTGCACCGGCTGCACGCCTACACGATCGATCTGCCGGCCCACACCTGGCGCCGCAACAGCAATGCGGTGGCCCTCTCCTGCGCCTGCATGGGCGGCCGCCCCGACCCCTGGTCGATCCCGCCCACCGAGGCCCAGCTCGACGCCATGTGCCGCGAGGCGGCCGAGATCGCCCGTGGCTGGGGCTGGGGCGAGGCCGACATCACGATCGAGCGGGTGATGACCCACGCCGAGGCCGCCTCCAACCGTGACGGCCGCTGGATGCACGACAACTACGGCCCGGTGATCTGGGGCGGCACCGGCGAGCGCTGGGACTTCCTGCAGCTGCGCAAGGGCGGCCCGCCCAGCGGCGGCGATGAGCTGCGGCAGCGCATCCGCGCCTTTCTGGCCGGTGGCGGCCAGCCGGCCCCGCTCGTCTTCCGCCGCTCCGCGACGATGCAGGTCCGCGGCCAGGAGCTGGATGTGGAGATCGACGAGCACGGCAGCTCCTGGGCCCGCGCCGCCGACCTGCTGCTCCGCTATGAGATCCCCTATGCCTGGGAGGCCAGCCGCCGCCGCCTCCTGGTGGGCAGCCTCGATGTGGTGCCCAGTTTCCGCGCCGATCAGGTGCAGCCGCAGGTGGGCTGGCCCCTGTTCGAGATGACCCTGCTCAGCGGCCCGGCGCCGGTGATCCTGCGGGGCATCCTGCGGGACAACCGGGCCTGGTGCCGCGTGCTCGAGTTCGCTGAGGAGTTCGGCATCAGCGTGAGCTTCGAGCCCTTCACCCTGCTCGAGCGGCGCGGGGGCTAG
- a CDS encoding ABC transporter permease: MPRHRSRRSGPARRPRRPPAEYRLVLEPNRIEKQYWRDLWRYRELFWILAWRDIAVRYKQTAIGVGWALIRPLLTMLVFTLVFGRLARLPSEGEAPYAVLVFSGLLPWQFFSTALSSCADSLVDNANLLTKVYFPRLIVPAAAVISSFVDALIALAILAGLMLWFQWWPSWRVLSLPFWMILAFAASMGPGLWLASLNVQYRDFRYVVPFLVQFGLYVSPVGFSSALVPERWQLLYALNPMVGVIEGFRWAIIGKGAMLNPAGFWLSMAIVALLLVTGVRQFRGMEKRFADVI; the protein is encoded by the coding sequence ATGCCCCGCCACCGCTCCCGCCGCTCCGGCCCAGCCCGGCGTCCGCGCCGTCCTCCCGCGGAGTACCGCCTTGTGCTGGAACCGAACCGAATCGAGAAGCAGTACTGGCGCGATCTGTGGCGCTACCGGGAGCTGTTCTGGATCCTGGCCTGGCGCGACATCGCCGTGCGCTACAAGCAGACGGCGATTGGCGTGGGCTGGGCCCTGATCCGGCCGCTGCTGACGATGCTGGTGTTCACGCTGGTGTTCGGCCGGCTGGCCCGGCTGCCGAGCGAGGGGGAGGCCCCCTATGCAGTGCTGGTGTTCTCCGGCCTGCTGCCCTGGCAGTTCTTCAGCACAGCGCTGAGCAGTTGCGCCGACAGCCTGGTGGACAACGCCAACCTGCTCACCAAGGTGTATTTCCCACGACTGATCGTGCCGGCGGCGGCGGTGATCAGCAGCTTCGTGGATGCCCTGATCGCGTTGGCGATCCTGGCTGGGTTAATGCTGTGGTTCCAGTGGTGGCCAAGTTGGCGGGTGCTCTCACTGCCGTTCTGGATGATCCTGGCGTTTGCGGCGAGCATGGGGCCTGGCCTGTGGCTGGCCAGCCTGAACGTGCAATACCGCGACTTCCGCTACGTGGTGCCATTCCTGGTGCAGTTCGGTCTCTACGTAAGCCCGGTGGGCTTCTCCAGCGCCCTGGTGCCGGAGCGGTGGCAGCTGCTCTATGCCCTCAACCCGATGGTGGGGGTGATCGAGGGCTTCCGGTGGGCCATCATCGGGAAAGGTGCCATGCTCAACCCAGCCGGCTTTTGGCTTTCGATGGCGATCGTGGCGCTGCTGCTTGTCACGGGAGTGCGCCAGTTCCGCGGGATGGAAAAGCGGTTTGCGGATGTGATCTGA